From a region of the Cucumis sativus cultivar 9930 chromosome 6, Cucumber_9930_V3, whole genome shotgun sequence genome:
- the LOC105435946 gene encoding uncharacterized protein LOC105435946: MDLRGLLHSVSYLLGNPNEAHAYGEERSSKGKKGYEELCNSGFQMPLHYPRYKKSDYQKMEEWKLDLLLKEYGLSFEGSLEEKRAFAMGAFLWPDQN; this comes from the coding sequence ATGGATTTAAGAGGGCTGCTTCATTCAGTAAGTTATCTTCTTGGGAACCCAAATGAGGCCCATGCCTATGGTGAAGAGAGAAGttcaaaagggaaaaagggtTATGAAGAATTATGCAATTCTGGGTTTCAAATGCCTCTTCATTACCCTCGCTACAAGAAGTCGGATTATCAGAAGATGGAGGAGTGGAAGCTGGATCTCCTTCTCAAAGAATATGGCTTGAGTTTTGAAGGCAGTTTGGAGGAGAAGAGGGCCTTTGCAATGGGTGCATTTTTATGGCCTGATCAGAATTGA
- the LOC101213008 gene encoding putative protein FAR1-RELATED SEQUENCE 10, protein MASIPSKNVWIRRQQCPCGDWKCYVSYDGEGEETSVAAQLVKSERVSSEAMVAPYVGMVFKSDNDAFEYYGNFARKNGFSIRKERSRLSPQLGVYKRDFVCYRSGFAPAKKKPIGEHHRDRKSVRCGCDAKMYLSKEVSEGVAQWFVVQFSNVHNHELLEDDQVRLLPAYRKIHEADQERILLLSKAGFPIHRIVKVLELEKGIHGGQLPFLERDVRNFVQNRKKIVQEHDAMLNEKREIDTMELLEACKATKESDEEFVYDFTVDANDKVEHVAWSYGDSVNAYGMFGDVVYFDTTYYSITYGLLLGVWLGIDNHGRTIFFGCVLLQDETSRSFAWALQTFIRFMRGAFPQTILTDLDPGLRDAIRSELPGTKHIISRWNILSKVSSWFSLPLGSRYAEFKSEFDLLYSVESSEDFEIRWNQMVAMFGLVSDKHVDLLFSFREYWVPSYIRGYLLAQMATPTYFKAVDTFLKGIFSAQMCLRSFFEQVGISANFQSHEHQVMQYLQVKTNIPIEEHAQSILTPFAFNALQHELVLAMQYAASEMADGSYLIHHFKKMDGERLVMWIADSEQIHCSCKEFESSGLLCRHALRIFIIKNYFQLPDKYYLSRWRRESSLGLGDGHGIESNDGDWFHEYQRLTEALFAESSITKERSEHVRRELMKEITRLLNDIRRMPESEGIAAMDLTESLNG, encoded by the exons ATGGCTTCCATACCTTCGAAAAATGTTTGGATTCGACGGCAGCAATGCCCTTGTGGGGATTGGAAATGTTATGTTTCGTACGATGGAGAGGGCGAAGAAACTTCTGTGGCAGCTCAGTTGGTGAAGTCTGAAAGAGTTTCATCTGAAGCTATGGTTGCTCCTTATGTGGGTATGGTGTTTAAAAGCGACAATGATGCGTTTGAGTACTACGGGAATTTCGCTAGGAAGAATGGGTTTTCTATTAGGAAAGAGCGGTCGAGACTTAGCCCACAATTGGGTGTTTATAAACGAGATTTTGTTTGCTATCGTTCAGGATTTGCACCTGCTAAGAAAAAGCCCATTGGGGAGCATCATAGAGATAGGAAATCAGTGCGTTGTGGGTGTGATGCTAAGATGTATTTGTCAAAGGAAGTTAGTGAAGGAGTTGCACAATGGTTTGTAGTGCAATTCAGTAATGTACATAACCACGAACTTCTTGAAGATGACCAAGTTCGCCTTCTTCCTGCTTATCGCAAAATTCATGAGGCTGATCAAGAGCGTATACTATTGCTTTCCAAAGCCGGTTTTCCTATTCATCGTATAGTTAAAGTATTGGAACTGGAAAAGGGCATTCATGGAGGCCAATTGCCTTTTTTGGAAAGAGATGTCAGAAACTTTGTTCAAAATCGTAAGAAGATTGTTCAAGAACACGATGCAATGCTAAATGAAAAACGGGAGATTGATACAATGGAGCTTCTAGAGGCTTGCAAAGCCACGAAAGAATCAGATGAAGAGTTTGTTTATGACTTTACAGTTGATGCAAATGATAAGGTTGAACATGTTGCTTGGTCATATGGGGACTCCGTTAATGCTTATGGCATGTTTGGGGACGTAGTCTATTTTGACACTACTTATTATTCAATCACATATGGGTTACTTTTAGGAGTGTGGCTTGGCATTGATAACCATGGTAGGACCATTTTCTTTGGTTGTGTTTTGTTGCAAGATGAAACATCTCGTTCATTTGCATGGGCTTTGCAG ACCTTTATTCGTTTCATGAGAGGGGCATTCCCGCAGACAATTTTGACTGATCTTGATCCAGGGCTTAGAGATGCCATAAGAAGTGAATTACCTGGCACAAAGCATATAATTTCCAGAtggaatattttgtcaaaGGTATCTAGTTggttttctcttcctcttggATCTCGTTATGCAGAGTTCAAATCCGAATTTGATTTGCTGTATTCAGTGGAGAGTTCAGAGGATTTCGAAATTCGATGGAATCAGATGGTAGCAATGTTTGGCCTCGTTTCTGACAAGCACGTtgatttactattttctttccGGGAATACTGGGTACCATCATACATAAGAGGTTATCTTTTAGCTCAAATGGCAACGCCAACTTATTTCAAGGCTGTCGATACTTTCTTGAAAGGAATTTTTAGTGCACAGATGTGTTTGCGTAGCTTTTTTGAGCAG GTTGGTATTTCAGCCAATTTCCAGAGCCACGAGCATCAGGTGATGCAGTATTTGCAAGTAAAGACAAATATACCAATCGAAGAACATGCACAAAGCATCCTCACCCCTTTTGCCTTCAATGCTTTGCAACATGAATTAGTATTGGCCATGCAGTATGCTGCATCTGAAATGGCAGATGGTTCGTATCTCATACACCACTTCAAGAAGATGGATGGAGAGCGTCTTGTGATGTGGATTGCAGACAGTGAACAGATTCACTGCTCTTGTAAGGAATTTGAATCCTCAGGCTTGCTATGCAGACATGCTTTACgcattttcattataaagaATTACTTTCAGCTTCCagataaatactatttaagtAGATGGAGGCGGGAAAGCTCTCTAGGCTTAGGTGATGGTCATGGTATTGAGAGTAACGATGGTGATTGGTTTCATGAATATCAGCGCCTTACTGAGGCCCTTTTTGCAGAATCTTCCATTACTAAGGAACGAAGTGAGCATGTACGTAGGGAACTAATGAAGGAGATCACAAGGCTTCTTAACGATATTAGGAGAATGCCTGAGAGTGAAGGAATTGCAGCTATGGATTTGACTGAATCACTAAATGGTTAA
- the LOC101212765 gene encoding TPD1 protein homolog 1 isoform X2, producing MKGGGAFHRFCLWFLLTIFLGNEFKLVHLRVLQAAARENRNGISSMSLQSSNSGKEMNRIGSRCAKDDIIIFQGPATPLPGGIPTYIVQILNSCASDCSISNIHVKCGWFSSARLVNPRIFKRVSYDDCLVNDGRALGPGRTLSFQYANTFPYPLSVSSATCSS from the exons ATGAAAGGTGGTGGTGCTTTTCACAGATTCTGCCTCTGGTTTCTCCTTACAATCTTTCTTGGTAATG AATTCAAGTTGGTTCATTTGAGAGTTCTTCAGGCAGCTGCAAGAGAAAACAGAAATGGGATTTCTTCGATGTCGCTTCAATCTTCTAACAGTG GTAAAGAGATGAATCGTATTGGTTCGAGATGTGCAAAAGACGATATCATTATATTTCAAGGCCCAGCAACTCCACTTCCGGGTGGGATCCCAACATACATAGTTCAGATCTTGAACTCATGTGCTTCAGACTGCAGCATCTCCAACATTCATGTGAAATGTGGATGGTTCAGCTCAGCCAGATTGGTGAATCCAAGAATTTTTAAGCGAGTCAGTTATGATGACTGCCTTGTCAATGATGGTCGGGCTCTTGGTCCTGGTCGaactctttcttttcaatatgcTAATACTTTCCCTTACCCACTTTCTGTATCTTCTGCAACTTGTTCTTCTTAA
- the LOC101212765 gene encoding TPD1 protein homolog 1 isoform X3: protein MKGGGAFHRFCLWFLLTIFLEFKLVHLRVLQAAARENRNGISSMSLQSSNSGKEMNRIGSRCAKDDIIIFQGPATPLPGGIPTYIVQILNSCASDCSISNIHVKCGWFSSARLVNPRIFKRVSYDDCLVNDGRALGPGRTLSFQYANTFPYPLSVSSATCSS from the exons ATGAAAGGTGGTGGTGCTTTTCACAGATTCTGCCTCTGGTTTCTCCTTACAATCTTTCTTG AATTCAAGTTGGTTCATTTGAGAGTTCTTCAGGCAGCTGCAAGAGAAAACAGAAATGGGATTTCTTCGATGTCGCTTCAATCTTCTAACAGTG GTAAAGAGATGAATCGTATTGGTTCGAGATGTGCAAAAGACGATATCATTATATTTCAAGGCCCAGCAACTCCACTTCCGGGTGGGATCCCAACATACATAGTTCAGATCTTGAACTCATGTGCTTCAGACTGCAGCATCTCCAACATTCATGTGAAATGTGGATGGTTCAGCTCAGCCAGATTGGTGAATCCAAGAATTTTTAAGCGAGTCAGTTATGATGACTGCCTTGTCAATGATGGTCGGGCTCTTGGTCCTGGTCGaactctttcttttcaatatgcTAATACTTTCCCTTACCCACTTTCTGTATCTTCTGCAACTTGTTCTTCTTAA
- the LOC101208367 gene encoding protein PXR1, whose amino-acid sequence MEEKVVFMMLKVDLECDRCYKKVKKVLAKFPQIRDQVYNEKQGLVIIKVVCCTPEKIMKKICSKGDGSIKSIEIKEPEKKKEEKKEEKKEEKKEEKKEEKKEEKKEEKKKEEKKDEKKKEEKKEEKKEEKKEEKKKEEKKEPEKPKVVAHPVQGYPPPPYSVHGGSFYEGQPCYQYHGYGIPAAPPCYVGRPIYDSYGGGYGGGYGGGRGYYAGPSSDYYNPENPNTCSVM is encoded by the exons ATGGAGGAAAAG GTAGTGTTTATGATGTTGAAAGTTGACCTCGAATGTGATCGTTGCTACAAGAAAGTCAAGAAAGTTCTTGCCAAATTCCCTC aaattcgAGACCAGGTTTATAATGAGAAACAGGGGTTAGTGATAATCAAAGTTGTGTGCTGTACTCCTGAAAAAATcatgaagaaaatttgttcTAAAGGCGATGGATCCATTAAAAGCATCGAAATCAAAGAACccgagaaaaagaaagaagagaaaaaagaagaaaagaaagaagagaaaaaagaggagaagaaagaagagaaaaaagaagagaaaaaagaagagaagaagaaagaagaaaaaaaagacgagaagaaaaaagaagagaagaaggaagagaagaaggaggagaagaaggaggagaagaagaaggaagagaagaaagaaccCGAGAAGCCAAAAGTGGTGGCGCATCCGGTTCAAGGCTATCCGCCGCCGCCATATTCTGTTCACGGCGGTTCATTTTACGAGGGTCAGCCCTGTTACCAATACCACGGCTATGGAATACCGGCGGCGCCACCCTGCTACGTGGGTAGGCCGATTTACGACAGCTATGGTGGTGGTTACGGCGGCGGATACGGCGGCGGAAGGGGATATTATGCAGGACCCTCATCTGATTATTACAACCCAGAAAATCCAAACACATGTTCTGTAATGTGA
- the LOC101208124 gene encoding uncharacterized protein LOC101208124 — protein sequence MATSFVTPFFPTFKTPLISLPSFPIKPISPIRTPFRPLASSAPPQSPAKPLKIPHPTDFKTIEATPSGKSRFLIIGAVSVGVALFLIGCDGERALALGPEGPLVEEFWDNVRRYALYALTVSTGAIYTILLPILELLKNPITAVLVLVIFGGAIFIISQVLSAMVGVTEFSYDYTY from the coding sequence ATGGCCACTTCTTTCGTAACTCCATTCTTCCCCACTTTCAAAACGCCACTCATTTCTCTTCCTTCATTTCCAATCAAGCCCATTTCCCCTATCCGAACCCCTTTCCGGCCTCTCGCTTCCTCTGCGCCGCCGCAATCTCCCGCCAAACCCCTAAAAATCCCTCACCCGACGGATTTCAAGACAATCGAAGCAACCCCAAGTGGGAAATCGAGGTTCCTGATCATTGGAGCCGTCTCGGTGGGCGTTGCCCTGTTTCTGATCGGTTGCGACGGCGAAAGGGCTTTGGCTTTGGGTCCTGAAGGCCCTTTGGTGGAGGAATTTTGGGACAATGTTAGAAGATATGCACTTTACGCCCTTACTGTGAGTACTGGTGCTATTTATACTATTCTTCTCCCTATTTTGGAACTGCTGAAGAACCCCATTACTGCTGTTcttgttttggttatttttggGGGTGCCATTTTCATTATCTCTCAAGTTCTTTCTGCTATGGTTGGTGTCACTGAGTTTTCTTACGATTATACTTATTGA
- the LOC101212765 gene encoding TPD1 protein homolog 1 isoform X1, with the protein MKGGGAFHRFCLWFLLTIFLGNGNTLLFLFFYSSLVCYLLHLLPHLTYFYTHLLLFLFSLWVDSEFKLVHLRVLQAAARENRNGISSMSLQSSNSGKEMNRIGSRCAKDDIIIFQGPATPLPGGIPTYIVQILNSCASDCSISNIHVKCGWFSSARLVNPRIFKRVSYDDCLVNDGRALGPGRTLSFQYANTFPYPLSVSSATCSS; encoded by the exons ATGAAAGGTGGTGGTGCTTTTCACAGATTCTGCCTCTGGTTTCTCCTTACAATCTTTCTTGGTAATGGTaatactcttctttttcttttcttctattcatCTCTAGTTTGTTATCTACTGCATCTTCTTCCCCATCTGACTTACTTTTACacccatcttcttctttttcttttttctctttgggTGGATTCAGAATTCAAGTTGGTTCATTTGAGAGTTCTTCAGGCAGCTGCAAGAGAAAACAGAAATGGGATTTCTTCGATGTCGCTTCAATCTTCTAACAGTG GTAAAGAGATGAATCGTATTGGTTCGAGATGTGCAAAAGACGATATCATTATATTTCAAGGCCCAGCAACTCCACTTCCGGGTGGGATCCCAACATACATAGTTCAGATCTTGAACTCATGTGCTTCAGACTGCAGCATCTCCAACATTCATGTGAAATGTGGATGGTTCAGCTCAGCCAGATTGGTGAATCCAAGAATTTTTAAGCGAGTCAGTTATGATGACTGCCTTGTCAATGATGGTCGGGCTCTTGGTCCTGGTCGaactctttcttttcaatatgcTAATACTTTCCCTTACCCACTTTCTGTATCTTCTGCAACTTGTTCTTCTTAA
- the LOC101213249 gene encoding microtubule-associated protein 70-5 — translation MVNYYEEHVGREEACVVHPDPVVLELNRLHNLLSEKNRELGTARCEIKALKATEAQKDKALEELKSEVDKLDDKLRATENLLEHKNLEIKKLTTEKKDAVAAQYAAEATLRRVYANQKDDDSLTLASVVAPLEAEIKIYKNEVALLQEDKKALERLTKSKEAALLEAEKILRSALERALIVEEVQNHNFELKRQIEICQEENRILEKTNRQKVIEVERLGQTIEDLEEAILAGGATANMVRDYKRQIEELHEEKRTLERELARAKVSAHRVATVVANEWKDENDKVMPVKQWLEERKLLQAELQRVKEKLAISERTAKAEAQLKEKFKLRLKTLEEGLKQIQISSLNSNAICGSPKAERSNNILGFLTSNGRKRSTSLSRPSTITKNSNILVQTADYEKATAPELSRSNSLKKKYASARENVIKKSMWATGRSRVVDIDEKEGNEMRGNKENRNATITDSKETNDGEELDNKEPINLENEDTVSGFLYDKIQKEVINLRKLCEVKDGNLNAKDEEIKMLMKKVDALTKAMEVESKKMKREAAVKEKEAAAAAGKSEENKNTRTLYAKSRRLST, via the exons ATGGTGAATTATTACGAAGAACATGTCGGCAGAGAAGAGGCTTGTGTTGTTCATCCTGATCCCGTTGTGTTGGAGCTCAACCGTTTACATAACCTTCTTTcag agaAAAACAGGGAGCTGGGAACTGCTCGCTGTGAAATCAAAGCCTTGAAAGCCACAGAAGCCCAGAAAGATAAAGCACTAGAAGAG CTGAAAAGTGAAGTTGATAAACTTGATGACAAGCTTAGAGCCACTGAAAATCTTCTTGAACACAAG AACCttgaaataaagaaactaaCAACTGAGAAGAAGGATGCAGTAGCTGCACAATATGCTGCTGAAGCTACTCTCAGAAGGGTATATGCAAATCAGAAAGATGATGATTCTCTTACTCTTGCGTCGGTCGTCGCTCCTCTTGAAGCCGAAATCAAAATCTACAAGAATGAG GTTGCATTACTGCAAGAGGATAAGAAAGCCTTGGAGCGTCTCACAAAGTCGAAGGAAGCAGCGCTGCTTGAAGCGGAAAAAATTTTACGAAGTGCGCTTGAGAGAGCTCTCATTGTCGAGGAAGTTCAAAATCACAACTTTGAGCTGAAGAGACAGATTGAAATTTGCCAG GAAGAGAACAGAATCCTAGAGAAAACAAATCGCCAGAAAGTAATTGAGGTTGAAAGGCTTGGCCAAACCATTGAGGATCTAGAGGAAGCCATTCTAGCTGGAGGAGCCACAGCCAACATGGTTCGAGATTACAAGCGACAGATTGAAGAATTACAT GAAGAGAAGAGGACTCTTGAGAGAGAATTGGCAAGAGCTAAAGTCTCGGCGCACCGTGTTGCTACTGTGGTGGCGAATGAGTGGAAGGATGAAAATGACAAAGTTATGCCTGTCAAGCAGTGGCTGGAAGAGAGAAAGTTGTTGCAG GCGGAGTTGCAAAGAGTGAAAGAGAAGTTAGCTATTTCTGAAAGAACAGCCAAGGCAGAAGCACAACTCAAG GAAAAATTCAAGCTGAGGTTGAAAACATTGGAAGAAGGGTTAAAGCAAATACAAATTTCCTCACTGAATAGCAATGCAATTTGTGGATCTCCTAAAGCAGAAAGATCAAATAACATCTTAGGCTTCTTGACAAGTAATGGAAGGAAGAGGTCAACTTCATTGTCTAGGCCTTCAACCATCACCAAAAATTCCAATATTCTTGTGCAAACAGCAGATTATGAAAAGGCCACTGCACCAGAGTTAAGTCGATCGAACagcttgaagaaaaaatatgccTCAGCCCGTGAAAATGTGATAAAGAAGAGTATGTGGGCTACTGGTAGAAGTAGAGTGGTTGATATTGATGAAAAGGAGGGTAATGAAATGAgaggaaacaaagaaaacagaaatgCTACCATAACAGACTCCAAGGAAACCAATGATGGTGAAGAATTGGACAATAAAGAACCAATCAACCTCGAAAATGAAGATACAGTTTCGGGTTTTCTGTATGACAAAATACAGAAAGAGGTCATCAATTTGAGGAAGCTATGTGAAGTAAAAGATGGTAACTTGAATgcaaaagatgaagaaataaag ATGCTCATGAAAAAAGTTGATGCATTAACAAAAGCCATGGAAGTAGAATctaagaaaatgaagagagaagCAGCagtgaaagaaaaggaagcagcagcagcagcagggAAATCagaggaaaataaaaacaccAGAACCCTTTACGCCAAAAG TCGTAGGCTATCAACTTGA